The segment ATGGGCTCACCTGTGATTTCAGACCTTCCAGGTAACCTCCAAGGACCCAATCCACCTACGAGTGACCAGACACGGTAAGTGCACAGGGGAAATGTTACATACAATGGGCTGATGAGATTGTTAAAGATAGCATTGAGACACTGCATGGGAGCATGGACTAACTCTGCATCCCAGTTTCACCCTAACCAAGAGCTGCTGATTTTCAAACCCTGGCTCTGACTCAGTTTCATCATCCATAACCGAAACTAAGAACACAGTATAGCCTGCCATCTCACTGTCTTGAGCATTACAATCTGCACATTTAATAATGCAGACTAATGCACATTATTTTGAAAAGGTTTGGTTGTTTTCACAGTCTGTATTCGGCCCACAGTGTTGGTTATTTTGTGTAGACCCAGACATAACTTACCACAAGTGAAACTATGTGGAGTATGAAACCCCCATTAAgccactgtatattttactattattcCATGAATATtgtacaacaacagcaacaatccCTCTGTAGACTCTCTACATTTACAATAATCCTGTAGACATTTTGGTACCTGGGTTAGATTAGTCTACTCTAACTGAGAGCAAATAAACATGGAAAGTGAGGAAGAGGAATGCTTGCCACTTAGCCGGGCAAATGTGGTTTTACTAACACTGAGGTTACAGCTACATGTGGACATatgaaaaccaaagaaaatatTGACCAGGTTGAAACAGTATTTGAATACTATTACTAGTATATACCCAAATCAGTCAAACAGATCATGCTGGACCACCTGGGTAGGCCAAAACCCTCCACTAGAAATGCCGCGGGAACATGGGGAAGGAGAGTAAGAATTTGAACGGGAAAGTACAATACTTtgtattcaaaataaaaatagtccCAGCACTCAGTGCTCTCTAGCTGTCATAGACTGTATTCATTTGACGTACGCTGTGTGACACTGAGGTTAGGTAttgttgtgtcttttgtgtATAGCACAGCTAAAatcacaccccccccccccctccctctgtgtcCTCAGCTGGCCACATATCCTTCCTCAAGATAAATGATGacatctgaaaacaaaagttGTCCTCTTTTCCAACCGCTAGCCTTACCAAACAATCGTAGAGTCGGGTTCCTTACTCACCCCTCTGGTGTTTGGCTTTCATGAGGTGGTGTCATTTTAGAGTTGTCCTCTCACTCCCCTCTTGGCACCCAGCGCTTGTGACACACTcctgttttattcagaaaacAATCTGACCTGATCACTATCCATGTGGAGGTTTTTATctttgagggttttttttttcctgtcttgaGTCGTCCATCTTTTTTATTCTATtcaagcttttttctttttatgaagaGAGTGAGTCAAATGCTGTTAGACTGTTGCAATTCAGAAGCTATTTCTTCGACAAAAGGCCACATTTACTGAGGACATAATTGCTAATCAATTGGGGAAGAAAAGTGTTGTGTAACCTACCcatgaaataacaataagatTTATGGTCAGGTCATTAAAAAAATGGATTATTCTATTACAGCCCCACCAGTTTAATTGTGAGCTAATATTTGCTGTAGTGGCAGCTGTGTTATCCAATAGGCCTCAGTGTTGAGTAGAATTTTCTGATGTTTCTGCAGAGAGCGAATGAAGGCTATGGAGCAACAGATTGCCAGCTTGACTGGTCTTGTTCAGCATGCACTTTTAAAGGGGCCAAACACTAGTGGCACCAAGGAGCCTCTAAGGTAAGCAATCACAGTATAGGGCAGAGTGAGGCATCAGGGGAAATGGAGTTTCAAATGAAAAGCCTAGCCATCCAGCCAGAGTGGAAAAGATAAAGTATCCCTTCTATTATGGCCATATCAAACATTGAGGTCAAATAGCATCTGGTGAAGAGGAAACAGGTTTGACTGTGAATCTGATATTGAAGTAATTTGCTCTCTAGATCAATGGCCACTGTGTATGGTTTATCTGGCTGCATTTCACCTCTTTGCATTTCAATCTTCTCTGTGGAGAGcttgtgtaaatgtttgctTGACAGTGTAAACGGTCTGAGTCAAGTGAATTTGTGTGTTCTGATGCAATGCTGATGAACTTTGTTAACCTCATTAACATCATTTTAACCTCTCTGGTTTGTCAGTGTTTCCTATAATACTTTGCTGCTAATACTAACCTGTAAATCTAAAGTGTccaaaaatcttttctttttatgatcAAAAACCTGCTCTTACAAAATTTTCTCTGGCAACAGTGAGAGACCACCAAAGACATCATCTCCTGCCCACAGTGCAAATAGCTCAGGTTAGTATCACTGTTACTCTGTAcaatttctttacttttttttttttttatatataaacaagAGATTTAGCACCATAATGTCTTGTGCAGACAAGCCCACACATCAGTGTCAGTCAGCACTCTGCAATGAGCAGTGCTGCAGGGCGGGAAAACAAAGTCGGGTTTCTTTGCTTGTCAGCGGCTCATATTTCCTCACAGTCCTTTCCCCCCGTACATCTAGTTTAATAGTAGTTAAGAGGAGAGAGCCAGCACAGCTAACACAAGCCCCTCAGAGCACTTCTTAAAACAAGACACCATTACTTCTCAAGCCTGCCAGGATGATTCAGCGATTCAATCTTTGCTTCGCAGCTCTGTGGCCAGATCTAGGTTTGATAAAAAGGCCAACCACACCAGCGGCACAGAGAAAACCCAACTCTATTTATGTGTCTTGGGAGTTAATCTCATGTCTCATGACACATTTCTAATGTAGCTTTTGGAGAGATTTACTTGTCATGTTATGCTTGAGTGTGAGTCTTCAAAATCAGAAGAATCAGCAGCaatggctttttctttttttttttttttttttttggagtcaCATTCTCATTTGTGTCACCACACAGCCTGCACCCTTTTTTGATGGACCTTATGTTCTCAAGGCTCAAAACACAAGCACCAGTGTACTTTGTGCAACCTGCACTTCAGGTCTAGGCAGTCGTCAGGTAATATGCAAGTCAGAGAGAGTGAATAGGCCTTTGGGATTATGAAGAcaaaagtttgttgttttacttccCAGCAGAAAGAGAGTGTTTGTGGCACAGGAACTTATCGGTACACTCTGGACATTCCCCTGGCTTATTGTGTAACTCACAGGCAGAGACTCTACTTTCTCTAATAGACTTGGTGCTTCTGAGGTTAAAGGATTGGTTCTccaaaattacaaaacaaatattttttgcagatagttttggttttatttgtccaTGTATTGAGATATCCATATTTGGGATTCATGCCTCAAACCCAATTTAATGGAGGTTAATGAATTTGCGGTGTCCACAGCTATGAAAAATGATATGTGaaaaatgcaacacaaacatgtctttgCATAAACAATTTTTCAGTTCCTGTGGATAATGCACACTTCTTAGAACTACTTTCCATAAGATATAGTCCTTTGGAAAACCTGTTATACTTGTTCTGTAGATTATCTAGAGTAATACCCACATTAGTTTCTGGAATAAGAGTTGTTTctgtaaaagtaaaaccaaaactaaattTATCTAGACGTAAATGAAAAAACGTTGAGTtgtcatttaaatgaattaaagccAAAgagttaatgtttttaattcaaactgCTCTGTGGTTTCGAGTCCATTTATCTACAGATTTAAATGAACTCCTTCATAAAACCATCATCTGTGTGTAGATGATAACTAAAGttcaaaaagtcaaaagttACAGGCGAGATTCTGAAAatggatttaattaaattattattgttgttggcCATTTAGGGACTAGCACCCAAACCACAAATAGTAGCTCTCTTGGTTTCAACCTCTTCTGAAATCTGTTGACAGACATTTCAGAGGTGCAGCCAGTATAtctgtgtttattgtgcagGCAAAAAGACAGCCACACAGAGTTCAGGCATTCATTTCTAAATGTTAGGGCTATTAAGTCAGACCAGCGTGTTACCAGGAGAAATTGTCTTTGCAGACATGTAAAATCAAACCAGTATTTTGCAGACCAAAGTCAGACTTGATGGTAGCATGAGGGTTTGGAAAAGAACAACACTGTCCACTCACACTAAGGGGAGAGTTATCTTTTTATTTGAGTTTGTCCTTGATCAATAATAGTAGGTCTAATTTCTACTGTAATGGAATAATATTGGCTGTTATAAATGGTGATATGTATGGTGTCTGAAGTGTTCCTAGGATATTTGCATCAGCagataaatgaacacattttcatttcgAGTACGGTTTGGAATTCTTTTTATCTTGGCTCAGGTGGTTCTCCGGTCTTAGCTCCCAAGAGCAGTGCCACCCCTTCGGACAAGGGTACAGTTCCTCTCAAACTCAATCTCCTGCAGTTCAGGAAGAATGTTTCTGACCTCAGGATGCAGCTTCATCAGATGAGACAACTGCAGGCAAGACCTCTCaccttttaattaatttagagCGTGGTAGTCCCCGTTCGGATGTCCACCTATGGGAATGCATGCGAGGGACTGTGAACCTTAATGGTATCTAGCTAGACCGAGCCCGGCAATATTACATTCCACTGTGTGTTTCCCTGCAGCTCCAGAACCAGGAGGCATTACGGTTTCAGCTCAAGCGGGCCGAGCAGGAAATCAGCGTTAAACTTGCAGAGGCCATGCGGCGCCTGGAGGACCCTGTCCAGAGGCAGAGAACTTTAGTAGAAGAGGACAGGCACAAGTACTTGGGCCTGGAGGAGCACGTCCTCACACAGCTCAGGTAAGACTGAGCCCTGTCCTCACTAGATCGACTTCCAGGAGAGCCTTTATATCAGGCTCGTGTATTTCCTTATTGAATGTTTCTTCTTAGTAGTTTTTCACTCCTTGCATAAGAGTTGCAGAGCTTGATGATGAggtaattaaatttttttaaccCCCCTCCCCTTTGAAAAGCCAACGCCCTCTGAACTGCAGTGCACAGGTTGATACAGGCAAGTGGTGCCTGCCTCCGAGAGACAGAAATATAGAACAAAGGACTCAACTGTGGGGTAATTACTCACTATTGTGCTCCTATTTTAATTCACTTGCAGAATCTTGCCAACAGGGAGCTGTAATTGAATCCTTTTTATTTGGATGTTTACAGGCAAGGTCAAACAGCATTGTTATGCTAGATAGtggtgaacatacagtatgctcCAATAAACGCCATGATAGCAGTTTGTGGAGAAATGAAGAGGCAAGTAGGTGGATTAAGCTCTCTGTTGCTCTTGGTATCGAGCCAGTTGTGAGTCAGCAAAACATGACTGCTGACACTTTAAATAAGGGTAGGTAATTAGGGCTGCTTGGCTTTAAGACCATAGGGGAGACTGTGGTGTGAAAACCACTGCCCTctaaagaggaaaagaggaaaactaaATCTATCGTGACCTACGGGGCACATTGtgttacattttacacaattcTGTGGCTCACTACATTCACTTGTGAAGTGTCACCACTGTATGTGGCATAGTTTGCAAGTAATCCAACAATAGCAACACTCGAAAAAGCCAAGAAATAAATCAATGCCAGGACTATTAAACATGATCATCTGGCTTCTATTGATGGTGGCGACAAAGCTTCCacaaagcaaaaatacaaaGCATTTATCCAGCGCCACAAAAGCGCTTGGAAATGAGTTGTCATCTCAAAGCTATGTCAGGATTTCTTTATCTTTAGTTATATGCTTTAGATCCAATTCTGTAAGCATTCACTTGCTAGcagtaatttacagtatatgaaagAGAATACAAAAGGCACAGGGGGGGGGTATCTAATTCCATGACGTTTGCCTTGTTTACTCTGACACACTGAGATATTAATTTTCGAGACATTTagcatctgtttttttctgtgggtATAAAAAAGGGAAACTATGTTTCCTTTGTCCTCAGCTGGAATTTCCCATCATCATTCCTATTACCAACAGGCCTTGGCATAGCAGGGCATTTAACACACCGTCTCCTTGTTGCCTTTCCCTCTCCCATTAGGGGACTTCTATAAAAGACTGTTTCTCAAGGGTACCTGACCACAATGAAACACCATTTTCGTCCCTCTCATGCAATCCAGCACTGCACACAATGTTATCATTCGCCACATTTCCCCTTGGAGCAGGCCGTTTTCTCGAGCACTGGGATGGCTATGAAGAAGCGCGATATGTTTTCTATGTGAGGAAGtgctctgtcacacacaaaaaaaaagctctcaTTCAGTGTGTAAACATCTGCGGTTTTGGGATGAGATTCAATCCAATCTAGTCTTAGTAATCCAGTTTAGTACGGAGAGTTCATTTCAGAGTGACTGTTTATCCCATAcagacatattttacatatgaTCCCATTTTCACCTTGTTTTTATCAAATCACGGTCCTAAATCTGCTCTCACCTTTATACAGTCAGTCACTTCATAACCTTGAATATAAATGATTTTGTCATGCCCCCTGGTGTTTGTAaggagtaaataaaatgtaaagtcCTCATGATCCGtctgtttttactgcatttctCTTACATTAAAATTGTGCCAGGTACATTAATGTCAGgaacaaatattaataaatacaattaacaaTTATCAGTGATGATTATCAGTGAAGCCATTGTATTTTCTGTCCACTGACTATTTTTTCTGATCTTCAGATTAATTTTCCATTGTCTTTTTGTGGTATACATGCAGCACAATGTTCTTGTTCTGTGCATTAGATATAGGAAAACTGTTTTCACTCAAACTCTAATTACtttgttctctgtttgtttctgcagtgaGCTGGAGCTGTTTGTAGCTTCTCTGCAGAAGGACTCAGCAGCAACACACAGAGTGGTGACCCTGAAGGATGTGGAGGAGGGAGCCGTGACACTGAGGAAGGTGGGAGAATCTCTGGCAGGGCTCAAAGGTAAGATGGTAATATTCGTACTACTGGGGACACTAGTGTTTTTCTAGAAGTTACTGTTCAGTAATGTGACATACATTAGTGTAGCATACAGTAGCTTAGTCTTCTATGTTATTGTCTTTACCAGAGAGAtgctaatacacacacacaatatatcATGATGTATTAAATAGTCAACATGATGTTCAAAGCAGTAAATCGTATGCTGTGTTGCACAAATTATTCATTTGACTTCATTTGATTTTGAGAAGAATACCATGATAAAATTCCTTTTgaagtacatacagtaaaagatTATATCAGATAACTATCAGATAACTATTCAAAGGTGTCAGTGTATCCCACTGAACATCTAACATTGGTAATAAGCTGGTAACCCTCTCATTGCAGTCTAAATGTTATTGTGATGCTTTCACACACTATAATGATTAACAGTGCAGGCAGTTAAAATACTGCTGtaatcagaaaaagaaatgccaTTGAAAATAATGTTCCTAAACAAGCTGTTTACAAAATATTTGCATGTCTCTTTGCGTAGGAGAGTTCCCAGCCCTACAAACCAGGATGCGAGCTGTGCTCAGGGTGGAAGTGGAAGCTGTAAAGTTTCTGAAGGAGGAGCCACATAAACTGGACAGTATGCTGAAAAGGGTCAAGAGCCTGACTGACACACTCAGCAGTCTGAGAAggtaaaggaaagaaaatgtagagaaaaaaatgtcaaaggaGATAAAGTAGGCATCGGGAGAGGAGGCTGCTATAGTATGGGGGATAAGAGTGGGAGAGAAcagaagatgaaaacagaaagcagtcTCCACTGCTACTCATTGAGGCCTGTGATGTGGGAGATTGTACTATGTGATGATAGTGGCAAGGCAGCCTTCATCTTTTCAAAGAGGTCATTCCATGTGGACAGAGCAGTATGACGTCCAGCTTGATTTACTTCCATCGCCTTCACTGAACCGATAAGTGAATTAATTTGGTGGACACTGCAGCTCctcatttccatttaaatatgTCACAGATACCAAACTCACTCCAGACTTTTCGCCCCGTCTTGCCCTCCACTACTCACTCGTCTTTCATCTGAAACATGTGCGGTTGCCAAACCATAGGACACATTGTCATAACTTTTTGTTCTTACCCCTCACATTGGAGTATGAACATTACTTGACAGCATTATTataaagtttgatttatttttaaattggatggaacatcaacatgtttttgcaTACTAATACGACTTTGGTTGTGAAATCGGTCCAGGTCAGGTTTAGATTTAAACCCAAGAGTGTATAttttttgcctgtgttttcCACATTGTTTGAATCACACACTGTTTCCCCCCCCTCTCTGCAGATGTGCTACTGAGGGTCCTCAGAAAGGACCGGATCCTTCTGCTAATGTCTCAGTGGAAAACAGCGCTCCAGCTGAGGTCCCTGCAGAAGTTCCCTCAGCAATAGTCCAGCCTGGCTCCACCTCAGCCCCACTTGAGCCCCAGAACTCCACCATCAGATCAGAGGTTATGCCTTCCTCCCCAGTGGTCATTCATCATGTCCAGAGCTCCCCGGTCCACATGCACCAGTCCCAGCAGTCTGCAGCCTTAACTGCTCAGCCCAGTCCCCCATTGACCCCCAGCCCCACTCAGGTTTCTAATCCAAACCCTTGCAAGAGTCGAGGCAGGGAGTCTCCTAAAGGGGGCGCCTCCGAATCCCAGAGTCCCACATTTCATAAGAAGGCACAAGGGAATAATGTCAATGGAACTACCAGCACGGACCTTGTCATagaggagctgcagagcagTCAAGACAAGAGCAAAAACAGAGCCATGTTCATAGAGGTATAGTTGTTTACCCAACCAGAAGCATATGGTCCTTTTCTTAATCTCACATAGTAAAGCTGTGGTCAGATCGTGGGGATATCCTTCCCACTACATTCATTTAAATCTCTGAATTAATAATGTTCATCTCTGAAACTTACAGGCAGCGGAGAAGGAGtgggaagagaggagacaaaacatGAGTCATTACGATGGAAAAGAGTTTGAGAAGATCCTTCTAGAGGCCCAGGCCAACATGATGAAGGGCATTCCCAGCATAGAGGCAGAGGAGAGCCCAGCACTGCCACTCGCTGCCACCGGAGAACAAGCTCACATCCAAAATCTTGTGGATTCACCTTCAACAGGTACAACTTTAGCTTTAACTTACTACACAGGCACATTTTACACGTTTTACTATACAGTGTCCAAATTATTCCTACATAATTTAAATGATCTTTATGACAGAAGAGCCCCAGTCTGAGCGTCACTCAGACAAACCAGCCAAGAAGGGGGCTGAGAAGCTCCCTAAGACTATGATGGAGAAACAAGCCAAACCTGTACTGGAGAAGCTTTCCAAGACAGCCACAAAGCCTGCACCCCTTGACAGTTTTACTAAGCAGGGGTTTGAAAAGTCCAACAAgtccccaccaccacctcctccaagAAAAACCTACTCCAGCTTGAGCTCAGGCTTGACCACAACCCGCTCTGGTGAAGTGGTCTACACCAGCAGGAAGGACAGCGTCTCAGCTCAGGTCAGTCTGGTCAGTGGTTGTTCGGtggtcaaacagcagctgcagattGTTTTCTCATTCTCTATTCTTGTATTGTCAGTGGAAGAAAAGTCTTCTCTTTGTAACTATTCACATTTCTTTGCATCTTgcagtttgcatgtttgtttttaaattcacagtttCAACACGGAGAGCTTTCCCAGCAGTGCACAGTGCAAGTTTACCAAGTAAAGACCAAAGAGGCTGTTTGCAGAACTGAAAGGAAGCGAAAAATAACTAATCCAAAACTTGAAAAGAGAAACTCACCACTACCTCTATAGCtaacaaatgaacacatttcatgcacacaaaaaagGCAAATTAGAGCTGCATGATTTATGACTTTGTCCCAGACCTTTATGCATCACAAACATGAGAGGGAGCGCTCTGTTGAATCTGACCCTACAGTTGTCTTAACCTTTAAAGCATTTTGGTGTATGACCTAgaaaattaaagattaaatcaTTCTACAGGAGGGTGAAGAAGAAGTCCTACCTCCCACTCCGCAACCCAAACCTGCCAAGGTTCCACCGGAGACCAAGCCCAAGCCTGCTACTCCTCCCCCAGTTACTGCCTCTGTTACcaatgaagaggaggatgaaggggACAAGATCATGGCAGAGCTCCAGGTTAGACGCATATGTACATTCAAGCACTCACACAAACATTCCCTGAAGCACATTAATTAGAGTGTGTGAAGGTGTCTGTCTGGATTTTTCGATGTTCTGCATTGTGGAAGTGGGTTGCCTTCATGTGGTGATTGACTTCCTCAGAAGTGGCAAAGGATAGGCACTGACAGCTGCCAAAagagttctttcttttttctctttgatttgaaattcagttttgttAGGTGTGGGGTCTAGGTGGCAGTGGTCGAGATACTCAAATTCCCTCCCTCCCCAAAATCTTTGTCCCCATTTCCCCTCACTTTTCTCTTCAGGTTTTCCAGAAGTGCACAGTTAAGGATGTAGTGGTGAAAAATTTGGTAGAGCCCACCACTCGAATTGAACCACAAATCAGAGAACTAAGACCAGGGGCCTTATTGccccaaaaagagaaaaaggtaaaatataTGTCGCCGTGCAGCTGCCCAGCTAACTGCCTGCCTCTGCCAACTGTCTGACACAATCAAAGGCTGTGTTCTAACCATTCTACAACTTTTGCATCCTTGCTTTGGCTCGAGAGAAACCTGTAACAGCTGCCTCCAAAAACCTCCTTTCCTTGCTGCCTcattttctttacctcttttGATTCTGCTGGACATCACAGCTCGAACATCTTCAGGATTAAGTCTGCATAAAGATATGCCTCTCAAAAGATGCTGTGTCTTTCGTGTGCCTGGACCAGACAACTATGTGTTTTGCCActgatttaattttcatttgtcttttttctccaAATCAATAAAGACCTCagcactgtattttattatttaaatcgTCTTGTGTCTTTCTTTAATGACATGTCTTCATACGAAATCAACAAAGCAAATATTTCTCAAATGATTAACAATTgagagaaacaacattaaaattcCCTTTGTACTGTAGGCACAACCTGTTTTTGCAGACTTGGTTCACTAGAGGTCAGTCTGACCACTTTGCATGCTCTTTCCCTCACTTATACTTTCCTGagaaattacttttttgtttttctatgtctTTGCACAACTTTACCCCAGTTTTCTTTCCTAGCTTTAAACCCGTGTAACCACTAcaatgctgtatttttttacatttaggtaAATTCATAAGACACGGAAGTTCAAATGCAACAAATTTGACTAGTTCACAGCTGAGATTTGAAATATACAGAGGTGTACGATGACTAGTGGTACTGTAAGCTAGTAcctaaatattaaaacattaatgatgGTAGTTTTTCAGAGACTGTAGCCCAAATTATTTTACTAAATAGTGAAAGTAGTGTTACAGTAGTGTCTACAGTACACAATGTTTgaacaagagaagaaagaatatatataaaagtgaATGCACTAGAAAACATAATCTAAATGTAGAATTGTTAACTTTACCAAGCACAAAAAAATAAGCAACATTTTAGCAGAGTTTAAACTACTTATAGTCATAGCTTACAAAGAGTTAAAAGGTAATTGCCCTCTGCAGTGTGGGCACTGTGGATGCTACAGCAGTCATATACAGCCCCCTGGCACACCAGTTGCACAGTAATATTATTCCCTCACACACTGTTCTAGCAGAGTTCAGAGCCCAGTCAGGAGGATAAAGATCCAGACACTGATGAAAATGGGAATACTACTATGAGACAGAGCCAAGGGGTATGTATGCCATTTAGTTATTACACTATATTCATGCATAGTTAATGCAGTGTATATTCTAGAGTAATTTTAAAGTTGGAAATTATGtgataattgtttttttatttcacaatcaCAGGTCATATACTATGTGACTGGCCAGATTCACAAAGATCATCCATCATTGTCAGGAACGGAGGAATCCACTGAACATCGAGAGCCCACACAGACTTCAACACAGGTGTCAAATGTCAATGTTAATGACAGTTCTCCAAGCCAGGAAAATCAGCAGCAGCCAAAGCCTACATCACCCAACTCACCTCCACCAATAACACCTCCACCTATATCACCTAAGCCTGTGGGACTGAATGGAATCAAACTTCCAAAGAAGCACATTAAACGCTCGGAGTCCTTGAAGACAAGTGCAGAAATGGAGAAGGGAAAAATCctcaacaaaataaacactgaaaagaaaagtaaaatcatTCAGGAGCATGTTTCTTCCAGGAAGAATAAAATACATGAGCCTACGGTAACTACAATAACCAGTAAGCCTAAAGGTTCTGTTGCTCCACCTAAAAAGGCTTCTAGGGAGGATAGTGATCCATATAAGGCTTTTAGTAATGAGAGCGATGAGGGGGCTAGTCTTAGTCCGGATTTACCTGGAGAGGAggcacctccacctccagacaACATAGCATTTATGATCACTAACACCAAAGTCCAGGCACTGTCTTGTGGCGAATACCAGGAACTGGTCAATGCCAAGAAGGGAAGTGTCCAGACAGTTACTGTAGGTGGTGCCACAAACAGGGGGAATGTCACAGCAGATTCCACTGCACCACAGGATAATGGCTTTACCAAGAAGCCCGTCATCATCATTTTTGATGAGCCCATGGACATCCGTTCTGCTTACAAGCGCCTGTCCACCATCTTTGAATGTGAAGAGGAACTGGACAGGATGCTAGCAGAAGAGCGCATCgaggaggagagtgaggagtCGGACACAGAGAGGAGTGGTGGGCTGCAGGTAAAAGCTGGAGAGACTGAGATGACGGATGGCACAAAGGTCAGCTCTTCAAAAAGTTCTGCTGATCTTGTTAGCTTATCATCCTCATCTTCGTCTTCAATATCTGAAATAACAGATGGTGGAATAAACTTGGAGTCAAATGGAGATGCCAAGCAGGATGGTAAGAAgaagttcaagttcaagtttcCCAAGAAACAGCTGGCGGCACTTACCCAGGCGATTCGCACGGGCACCAAGTCAGGAAAGAAGACTCTACAAGTTGTTGTGTATGAAGACGAGGAGGAATCAGATGGAACTGTCAGGCAGCATAAAGAAGCAAAGAGATTTGAGATTACACGCTCAAAATCTTTGGCAGAAACCTCCAAGGCAGCAGGCTCAGCTATGCTCAAGAGGCAGAACTCGGACTCCTCCTGCAGGACCGATGAAATCCGAAAGAGCACATACAAAACACTGGACAGCCTAGAACAAACCATCAAGCAGCTTGAGAATACAATCAGCGAGATGGGACCATGCTCCCCCGAGGAGCAAGTTTCTACAGAGGAGGCTAAAGCAACAAATAGGAAAACCTCAGAAGGAGTAGGGCTGAAGAGgtcttcctctctccctgcGTCTAGAGGGTTAGGTCCTACGGTACCCAGCAAAAATTCTTTGCAGAAGAAGAGTAAACCTCAGCTCCTTCCTCGCCCTGTAGTCATCCCTACTACCAACACTACGACCACCTCAACTACTGTCCCCAGTGCCCCCAGCATCATACAACAGGTCTCTCTCTAGCTCTTGCTGCTCCGGGAGGCTTTGGGTCCTTCTTTATTGTTTCCAACCTACCTTCACTTCAACCCTAACCACTGATACGACAGATTATTAATCCACAGGTGCTTTGAAATATTGGAAATGTCCCCCGTGGCTTTCTCCCTCTGTGAAATCATGGTGACATGATTGGGGGTGGCATTTTGTTGGGTTCCTGGCAaccatctttctctttcagttcaACTCTGAGGTTTTCCACAAGTAGCACATTCATCATCAGAGACACTTTCATGATGATTAAGCGCTGATATCTCT is part of the Anabas testudineus chromosome 2, fAnaTes1.2, whole genome shotgun sequence genome and harbors:
- the si:ch211-285f17.1 gene encoding sickle tail protein homolog isoform X5, with amino-acid sequence MLTVGEKLMRAGSDGILNRQKSLTTVVPLDKSQSETQAEVQSPNQSPDEKGQNMEIVLPKSRISPPKASSHQQGTVHKQTKSNLKVTSPEDSEHISRRQASPNGTPASRGDAKGSRTVPRRHTLGGARSSREILAMQPSDMDKKREAFLEHLKQKYPHHASAIMGHQERLREQSRSPKHGPSPQPAVGDQVDHLSLASLESLDAMSEADAPTAFTRGSRVRASLPVVRSANQTKDRSLGVLYLQYGDETKQIRMPNEITSIDTVRALFVSAFPQQLTMKMLESPSVAVYVKDDMRNMYYELTDVRNITDHSCLKVYHKDPAQAFSHGPRPANGDARMHNEMVHAGREGQHPLRQPPMVPPAHHPMQGALSPTPHSMPPSPSRIPFGSRQGSIPGSATMPRDRIANANPSVRSISPCPSAILERRDVKPDEDMGGKSHTLARGNEGLYADPYMLQEGRMSVSTAHGPHPNPGLDGPEHVMGGFHRASIRSTSSYGGPSPTDTIDHPSLYRQKSRNSQLPTLGSKTPPPSPHRVTEVRMIDIHGGPPHGIPPHGVPIERSSPVRQSFRKEEVTGTKARNNMGSPVISDLPGNLQGPNPPTSDQTRERMKAMEQQIASLTGLVQHALLKGPNTSGTKEPLSERPPKTSSPAHSANSSGGSPVLAPKSSATPSDKGTVPLKLNLLQFRKNVSDLRMQLHQMRQLQLQNQEALRFQLKRAEQEISVKLAEAMRRLEDPVQRQRTLVEEDRHKYLGLEEHVLTQLSELELFVASLQKDSAATHRVVTLKDVEEGAVTLRKVGESLAGLKGEFPALQTRMRAVLRVEVEAVKFLKEEPHKLDSMLKRVKSLTDTLSSLRRCATEGPQKGPDPSANVSVENSAPAEVPAEVPSAIVQPGSTSAPLEPQNSTIRSEVMPSSPVVIHHVQSSPVHMHQSQQSAALTAQPSPPLTPSPTQVSNPNPCKSRGRESPKGGASESQSPTFHKKAQGNNVNGTTSTDLVIEELQSSQDKSKNRAMFIEAAEKEWEERRQNMSHYDGKEFEKILLEAQANMMKGIPSIEAEESPALPLAATGEQAHIQNLVDSPSTEPQSERHSDKPAKKGAEKLPKTMMEKQAKPVLEKLSKTATKPAPLDSFTKQGFEKSNKSPPPPPPRKTYSSLSSGLTTTRSGEVVYTSRKDSVSAQEGEEEVLPPTPQPKPAKVPPETKPKPATPPPVTASVTNEEEDEGDKIMAELQVFQKCTVKDVVVKNLVEPTTRIEPQIRELRPGALLPQKEKKQSSEPSQEDKDPDTDENGNTTMRQSQGVIYYVTGQIHKDHPSLSGTEESTEHREPTQTSTQVSNVNVNDSSPSQENQQQPKPTSPNSPPPITPPPISPKPVGLNGIKLPKKHIKRSESLKTSAEMEKGKILNKINTEKKSKIIQEHVSSRKNKIHEPTVTTITSKPKGSVAPPKKASREDSDPYKAFSNESDEGASLSPDLPGEEAPPPPDNIAFMITNTKVQALSCGEYQELVNAKKGSVQTVTVGGATNRGNVTADSTAPQDNGFTKKPVIIIFDEPMDIRSAYKRLSTIFECEEELDRMLAEERIEEESEESDTERSGGLQVKAGETEMTDGTKVSSSKSSADLVSLSSSSSSSISEITDGGINLESNGDAKQDGKKKFKFKFPKKQLAALTQAIRTGTKSGKKTLQVVVYEDEEESDGTVRQHKEAKRFEITRSKSLAETSKAAGSAMLKRQNSDSSCRTDEIRKSTYKTLDSLEQTIKQLENTISEMGPCSPEEQVSTEEAKATNRKTSEGVGLKRSSSLPASRGLGPTVPSKNSLQKKSKPQLLPRPVVIPTTNTTTTSTTVPSAPSIIQQNTSVASPTSRMPVPLSVKSRQSPGTTDKAGKQQKLQDAQRQFRQANGSAKRVGGDHKTTSPTIHTSKIPAFNPSSTKGSSQSAQNSDATNPINPSSCSSVTKSSILSSHTPRSSSLPSSHIPSLCNGSLKLHPTSSQHTGKALLFSSQTQNGRVHSSSSSFSSSSSSSSSPSPSPLSPTPLGPGGKSIRTIHTPSFTSYRSHNGSSGKSCIPTATAAKDTT